The following are encoded together in the Bacillus sp. NP157 genome:
- a CDS encoding HAMP domain-containing protein, translating to MDRQEKLRSLIQAKRDEAASIYAAQTAQYKTIRAVSIASLSLGLIICLIIAVVVVRSIIATLNKTVAVAHQIAEGKLGHDIKVTRSDELGQLQSAFKAMDERLAAIVSEVRHGSGSVSTAAQQISRGNDDLSQRTQEQASSLEETASSMEEMTSTVKQNAENASHANQLARGAREQAEKGGEVVAQTVVAMREINSSSKKISDIVSLIDEIAFQTNLLALNAAVEAARAGEQGRGFAVVATEVRNLAGRSANAAKEIKALINDSANKVKAGSELVDQSGKALAEIVESVKKVTDIVAEIAAASSEQSSGIDQVNHAVLQMDEMTQQNAALVEESAAAARAMHEQASELSRQVSFFQVSGQAASTVKAARKDPTRDEMETVFASVRSQPAQRTQRPAESAADAGVWKEF from the coding sequence ATGGATCGCCAGGAAAAGCTGCGTTCGCTGATCCAGGCCAAGCGTGACGAGGCCGCCTCGATCTACGCCGCGCAGACCGCGCAGTACAAGACGATCCGCGCCGTGTCGATCGCCTCGCTGTCGCTGGGCCTGATCATCTGCCTGATCATCGCCGTGGTGGTCGTTCGCTCAATCATCGCCACGCTCAACAAGACCGTCGCCGTCGCCCACCAGATTGCCGAAGGCAAGCTCGGCCACGACATCAAGGTGACCCGCAGCGACGAACTCGGTCAGCTGCAGTCGGCCTTCAAGGCGATGGACGAGCGCCTCGCGGCGATCGTTTCCGAAGTGCGCCACGGCTCCGGCTCGGTCAGCACCGCCGCGCAGCAGATCTCGCGCGGCAACGACGACCTCTCGCAGCGCACGCAGGAACAGGCATCGAGCCTGGAAGAAACCGCTTCGTCGATGGAGGAGATGACCTCCACCGTGAAGCAGAACGCCGAGAACGCCAGCCACGCCAACCAGCTGGCCCGCGGTGCACGCGAACAGGCGGAGAAGGGCGGTGAAGTGGTCGCCCAGACCGTCGTCGCCATGCGCGAGATCAACAGCTCCTCGAAGAAGATTTCCGACATCGTCAGCCTGATCGACGAGATCGCGTTCCAGACCAACCTGCTGGCGCTGAACGCCGCGGTGGAAGCGGCGCGCGCCGGCGAGCAGGGCCGCGGCTTTGCCGTGGTCGCCACCGAAGTGCGTAACCTGGCCGGTCGTTCGGCGAATGCCGCGAAGGAAATCAAGGCGCTCATCAACGACAGCGCGAACAAGGTGAAGGCCGGTTCCGAGCTGGTCGACCAGTCGGGCAAGGCGCTGGCCGAAATCGTGGAAAGCGTGAAGAAGGTGACGGATATCGTGGCCGAGATCGCCGCTGCCAGCTCCGAGCAGTCGTCGGGTATCGACCAGGTCAACCACGCCGTGCTGCAGATGGACGAAATGACCCAGCAGAACGCCGCCCTCGTGGAAGAGTCCGCCGCCGCCGCCCGTGCCATGCACGAGCAGGCCAGCGAACTCAGCCGCCAGGTGTCGTTCTTCCAGGTGAGCGGCCAGGCCGCCAGCACCGTCAAGGCGGCCCGCAAGGACCCGACCCGCGACGAGATGGAAACCGTGTTCGCCTCCGTGCGCAGCCAGCCGGCGCAGCGTACCCAGCGTCCGGCCGAATCGGCCGCCGACGCAGGCGTGTGGAAGGAGTTCTGA
- a CDS encoding chemotaxis response regulator protein-glutamate methylesterase, which produces MQKVRVLIVDDSALVRKVLTAMLESDPGIEVVGTAPDPLIAREKIKALNPDVLTLDVEMPRMDGLTFLENLMRLRPMPVVMVSTLSERGADVTLRALELGAVDFFTKPAADLANTFMDHAPEICAKVRLAAGAKPRERSTVTKIEKVDLSLSKLEVTPRLSADAVLPRAQTPGSRGAQRIIAIGASTGGTEAIRVVLEAMPPTAPPIVITQHIPAAFSGPFAARMDTCSAMKVTEARDGQPIHAGHVYIAPGGQHLLVMWDGARHVCRLHDGPPVNRHKPSVDVLFRSMAASVGAATVACLLTGMGDDGARGLGELKDAGAHTLVQDEASSVVWGMPGAAWKAGAAAEMLPLDQIAARLLALAHTPIPAAAARVGT; this is translated from the coding sequence ATGCAGAAAGTACGCGTCCTCATCGTCGACGACTCGGCCCTGGTTCGTAAGGTGCTGACCGCCATGCTCGAGTCCGATCCGGGCATCGAGGTGGTGGGCACCGCGCCGGATCCGCTGATAGCGCGCGAGAAGATCAAGGCGCTGAACCCGGACGTGCTCACGCTCGACGTCGAGATGCCGCGCATGGACGGCCTGACCTTCCTCGAGAACCTGATGCGCCTGCGGCCGATGCCGGTGGTGATGGTCTCCACGCTCAGCGAGCGCGGCGCGGATGTCACCCTGCGCGCGCTGGAACTGGGCGCGGTGGATTTCTTCACCAAGCCCGCGGCCGACCTGGCCAACACCTTCATGGACCACGCGCCGGAGATCTGCGCGAAGGTCCGCCTCGCCGCCGGTGCGAAGCCGCGCGAGCGTTCCACCGTGACGAAGATCGAAAAGGTCGACCTGTCGCTGTCGAAGCTGGAAGTCACCCCGCGGCTGTCGGCCGACGCGGTGTTGCCGCGTGCGCAGACCCCGGGCAGCCGTGGCGCGCAGCGGATCATCGCCATCGGCGCCTCCACCGGCGGCACCGAGGCGATCCGCGTGGTGCTCGAGGCGATGCCGCCAACGGCGCCGCCGATCGTCATCACCCAGCATATCCCCGCCGCCTTCAGTGGCCCCTTCGCCGCGCGCATGGACACGTGTTCGGCGATGAAGGTGACCGAGGCGCGCGACGGCCAGCCGATCCACGCCGGCCACGTGTACATCGCACCCGGCGGCCAGCACCTGCTGGTGATGTGGGACGGTGCACGCCATGTCTGCCGCCTGCACGATGGCCCGCCGGTGAACCGGCACAAGCCGTCGGTCGACGTGCTGTTCCGCTCCATGGCCGCCAGCGTCGGCGCCGCCACCGTGGCCTGCCTGCTGACCGGCATGGGCGACGACGGTGCGCGCGGACTGGGCGAGCTGAAGGACGCCGGCGCGCACACCCTCGTGCAGGACGAAGCGAGCTCCGTGGTCTGGGGCATGCCTGGCGCGGCCTGGAAGGCCGGTGCCGCTGCCGAGATGCTGCCGCTGGACCAGATTGCCGCGCGTCTCCTCGCGCTCGCCCACACCCCCATTCCCGCCGCCGCGGCTCGCGTCGGCACCTGA
- a CDS encoding STAS domain-containing protein — translation MSITIHHDAEQGCLTLHLGERFDFSIHRAFHDACLGDVAQARSYVLDLEQVSAMDSSALGMLMLLREHAGGDRADIRIVNASADLRNTLRIAGFDKVFTVH, via the coding sequence ATGTCCATCACGATCCACCACGACGCCGAGCAGGGTTGCCTTACCCTGCACCTGGGCGAGCGTTTCGATTTTTCGATCCACCGCGCATTCCATGACGCCTGCCTGGGTGACGTGGCGCAGGCACGCAGCTATGTGCTGGACCTTGAGCAGGTGTCGGCCATGGATAGCTCGGCGCTGGGCATGTTGATGTTGCTGCGGGAGCACGCCGGTGGCGACCGCGCCGATATTCGCATCGTGAATGCATCGGCGGACCTGCGTAATACGCTGCGCATCGCCGGGTTCGACAAGGTCTTTACCGTTCATTGA
- a CDS encoding protein-glutamate O-methyltransferase CheR yields MNALVNNGDAVVLAGATGPNLGEKEFAFLREFVLQHCGISLGEHKRQLVQGRLLRRLRALNLSGFPAYCELLHRDPESELGELASCISTNVTSFFREMHHYDMLINELLPRWLDEKKKHGGRLRIWSAGCSTGEEPYAIAMVLAEAIERIGANIDAKILATDLSPQALEAARKGVYPVDRLGGVDDARRRRWFLRGEGAYDGYVQVHPRLRELVTIQPLNLLHDWPMQGKFDAIFCRNVVIYFDKPTKQRLFARYAGMLESRGYLFLGHSESMYGLSEDFDLIGRTVYRKRS; encoded by the coding sequence GTGAATGCGCTCGTCAACAACGGCGATGCCGTCGTGCTGGCGGGCGCGACCGGGCCGAACCTCGGTGAGAAGGAGTTCGCGTTCCTGCGTGAGTTCGTGCTGCAGCATTGCGGCATCTCGCTGGGCGAGCACAAGCGCCAGCTCGTGCAGGGGCGCCTGCTGCGTCGCCTGCGCGCGTTGAACCTGTCGGGCTTCCCGGCGTATTGCGAGCTCCTGCACCGCGACCCCGAGTCCGAGCTGGGCGAACTGGCCAGCTGCATCAGCACCAACGTCACCTCGTTCTTCCGCGAGATGCACCACTACGACATGCTCATCAACGAGCTGTTGCCGCGCTGGCTGGACGAGAAGAAAAAGCACGGCGGTCGCCTGCGCATCTGGTCCGCCGGTTGCTCCACGGGCGAAGAGCCGTACGCCATCGCGATGGTGCTGGCCGAGGCGATCGAACGCATCGGCGCCAACATCGACGCGAAGATTCTCGCCACCGACCTGTCGCCGCAGGCCCTCGAGGCCGCGCGCAAGGGCGTCTACCCGGTCGACCGGCTGGGCGGCGTGGACGATGCGCGCCGTCGCCGCTGGTTCCTGCGAGGCGAAGGCGCCTACGACGGCTACGTCCAGGTGCATCCGCGCCTGCGCGAACTGGTCACCATCCAGCCGCTCAACCTGCTCCACGACTGGCCCATGCAGGGCAAGTTCGACGCCATCTTCTGCCGCAACGTCGTCATCTATTTCGACAAGCCGACGAAGCAGCGCCTGTTCGCTAGATACGCCGGCATGCTGGAAAGCCGCGGTTACCTGTTCCTCGGTCATTCGGAGTCCATGTACGGACTGTCCGAGGACTTCGACCTGATCGGCCGCACGGTCTACCGGAAACGTTCATGA
- a CDS encoding response regulator, whose product MAKILAVDDSASMRSMVAFTLRGAGHDVEEADNGRAALDQAGVHKFDLVLADVNMPVMDGISMVREMRTMAGYSGVPILMLTTESDVNKKMEGKAAGATGWLVKPFDPDQLLATVARVLG is encoded by the coding sequence ATGGCAAAGATTCTTGCGGTAGACGACTCGGCTTCCATGCGCAGCATGGTCGCTTTCACCCTGCGCGGCGCGGGCCACGACGTCGAAGAGGCCGACAACGGCCGCGCGGCGCTGGACCAGGCTGGCGTGCACAAGTTCGACCTGGTGCTGGCCGACGTGAACATGCCGGTGATGGACGGTATCTCGATGGTGCGCGAGATGCGCACGATGGCCGGTTACAGCGGCGTGCCGATCCTCATGCTGACCACCGAGTCCGACGTCAACAAGAAGATGGAAGGCAAGGCTGCCGGCGCGACCGGCTGGCTGGTCAAGCCGTTCGACCCCGACCAGCTGCTGGCGACCGTCGCCCGCGTGCTCGGCTGA
- a CDS encoding collagen-like triple helix repeat-containing protein, whose translation MNEQHVAKVFTRTLLAGAVFAAALSMGACSGHGSTHSGGSSGGVVNPGGAGGTSGGGDGGGSGGTGGGDGSGGGTGGTGGSDGGGSGGGSGGGTGGGNGGGTGGGTGGGTGGGSGGGSSGGGIGGTPTAASNAVGAVATGLGGIIASVGTTVSGVGAQVPVTAVLGGTNGLTDAVGSTVQGLGGAVTTLGNGVTNGLGQTGNITDPLGTTTDSLGNVVTQVGGAVNDLGGGVSSVGAGTPITPITSAVGTVVSSAGTGVEQLGTQLGGALNSGTANALTQAVSGVVTPVAASLGTAASPETSTNLVAAVGTGTGAITSGLGAGVGSLASTVSSTQAPGAAGALGTTLGNTLDATSGTLNTLGSTLSTGVGKAPDANPVGSTLTGAGATVASVGTVVGNVGTGALAPLSPVTGALATTVTQVGNGVSAVASSSPLAPLTNTLNTVVNGVASATPLSNTTGGTSATGSSDPLGGLLGGVKGVLHHDTAQR comes from the coding sequence ATGAACGAGCAGCATGTTGCAAAGGTGTTTACCCGGACGCTGTTGGCTGGCGCGGTCTTCGCTGCCGCCCTGTCGATGGGCGCGTGCAGTGGCCATGGGTCAACGCACTCGGGCGGCAGTTCGGGTGGCGTGGTGAACCCGGGCGGGGCTGGCGGTACGAGCGGCGGTGGCGACGGTGGCGGTTCGGGCGGAACCGGTGGCGGCGATGGCTCGGGCGGCGGCACCGGCGGCACCGGTGGCTCCGATGGCGGTGGCTCCGGCGGTGGCTCCGGCGGCGGCACCGGCGGCGGTAACGGCGGTGGCACCGGTGGCGGCACCGGTGGCGGCACGGGCGGCGGCAGCGGCGGTGGCAGCTCCGGCGGTGGTATCGGCGGCACTCCGACCGCAGCGAGCAACGCCGTTGGCGCCGTAGCGACCGGGCTCGGCGGAATCATCGCGTCGGTGGGAACCACGGTGTCCGGTGTCGGCGCGCAGGTGCCGGTGACGGCGGTGCTCGGTGGCACCAACGGCCTGACCGACGCGGTAGGTAGCACCGTGCAGGGTCTCGGCGGCGCAGTCACCACGCTCGGTAACGGCGTGACGAATGGTCTCGGCCAGACCGGCAACATCACCGACCCCCTGGGCACGACCACCGATTCGCTCGGTAACGTGGTGACGCAAGTGGGCGGGGCGGTGAACGACCTCGGCGGTGGTGTGTCCTCGGTCGGTGCGGGTACCCCGATCACGCCGATCACCAGTGCGGTGGGCACGGTGGTTTCGTCGGCCGGTACGGGTGTCGAGCAACTCGGCACGCAGCTGGGCGGCGCGCTCAACTCCGGTACGGCGAATGCCCTCACCCAGGCGGTGAGCGGCGTGGTCACGCCGGTGGCCGCATCGCTGGGCACGGCGGCCAGCCCGGAAACCTCGACCAACCTGGTTGCGGCCGTCGGCACCGGCACCGGCGCGATCACCTCGGGTCTCGGCGCTGGCGTGGGTTCGCTTGCTTCGACGGTCTCGTCCACACAGGCTCCGGGTGCGGCGGGCGCCCTCGGTACAACCCTCGGCAATACCCTGGACGCCACCAGCGGCACCCTGAACACGCTGGGTAGCACGCTCTCCACGGGCGTCGGCAAGGCCCCGGATGCGAACCCGGTGGGCAGCACGCTGACGGGCGCGGGTGCGACCGTCGCCTCGGTCGGCACGGTCGTCGGCAACGTGGGTACCGGCGCGCTTGCGCCGCTGTCGCCGGTGACCGGCGCACTCGCAACCACGGTGACCCAGGTCGGCAACGGCGTGAGTGCCGTGGCGTCGAGCAGCCCGCTCGCGCCGCTGACCAACACCCTCAACACCGTGGTGAACGGCGTGGCCAGCGCGACGCCGCTGTCGAACACCACGGGTGGCACCAGCGCGACAGGTTCTTCGGACCCGTTGGGCGGCTTGCTCGGTGGCGTGAAAGGTGTCCTCCATCACGACACGGCCCAGCGGTAA
- the phbB gene encoding acetoacetyl-CoA reductase — MKHGTTQRTALVTGGTGGIGTAIVRYLAQQGHKVATNYRDEARAAAWREDMIRDGIDVVMVPGDVADPISAAAMVRGVEELAGPVEILVNNAGITRDTTFHKMDYQQWTEVVNTNLNACFNVTRPVIEGMRSRQWGRIVQISSINGQKGQYGQANYAAAKAGVHGFTISLAQENARFGITVNTVSPGYVGTDLVMAVPEDIRAKIIAQIPVGRLGRPDEIAHAVAFLTSEDSSWITGSNLAINGGHYMGW; from the coding sequence ATGAAACACGGCACCACGCAGCGCACGGCCCTGGTCACTGGCGGCACCGGCGGCATCGGCACGGCGATCGTGCGCTACCTCGCCCAGCAGGGCCATAAGGTGGCTACCAATTATCGCGACGAGGCCCGCGCGGCCGCCTGGCGCGAAGACATGATCCGCGACGGCATCGACGTCGTGATGGTGCCCGGCGACGTCGCCGACCCGATCTCGGCCGCCGCCATGGTGCGCGGGGTGGAGGAACTGGCGGGCCCGGTGGAGATCCTGGTCAACAACGCCGGCATTACCCGCGATACCACCTTCCACAAGATGGATTACCAGCAGTGGACCGAGGTGGTGAACACCAACCTCAACGCCTGCTTCAACGTCACCCGGCCGGTGATCGAAGGCATGCGCTCCCGGCAGTGGGGGCGCATCGTGCAGATCAGCTCGATCAACGGCCAGAAGGGCCAGTACGGCCAGGCCAACTACGCGGCCGCCAAGGCCGGCGTGCACGGCTTCACGATTTCGCTGGCCCAGGAAAACGCGCGCTTCGGCATCACCGTGAACACGGTATCGCCGGGCTATGTCGGTACCGACCTGGTGATGGCGGTGCCTGAAGACATCCGCGCGAAGATCATCGCGCAGATTCCCGTGGGGCGCCTTGGGCGTCCGGACGAGATTGCGCATGCGGTGGCCTTCCTGACCTCGGAAGATTCCAGCTGGATCACCGGGTCGAACCTGGCGATCAATGGTGGGCATTACATGGGGTGGTGA
- the cheD gene encoding chemoreceptor glutamine deamidase CheD yields MSDTFVAQPRTFAGFDPKGVLPGFEHVRRFWDPAQEVVTVKILPGEYYVSIQEEMISTVLGSCVSACVRDTRRRIGGMNHFMLPEPANNDRDSWGSTVGRAARYGNDAMEQLINTIMKAGGRREDLEVKIFGGGRVLQTMTDIGQRNIAFVQRYIATEQLRLCAADVGDIYPRHVQFFPVSGKVRVRQLRSTHDNHLADREKRYLKRLENDPIKGEVELF; encoded by the coding sequence ATGAGCGACACGTTCGTCGCGCAGCCGCGCACCTTCGCCGGTTTCGACCCGAAGGGCGTCCTGCCGGGTTTCGAGCACGTCCGCCGCTTCTGGGATCCTGCCCAGGAAGTGGTCACGGTGAAGATCCTGCCGGGCGAGTATTACGTCAGCATCCAGGAAGAGATGATCTCCACGGTGCTGGGTTCGTGCGTGTCGGCCTGCGTGCGCGATACGCGCCGCCGCATCGGTGGGATGAACCACTTCATGCTTCCCGAGCCGGCGAACAACGACCGCGATAGCTGGGGTTCCACGGTGGGCCGCGCGGCGCGCTATGGCAACGACGCCATGGAGCAGCTGATCAATACGATCATGAAGGCGGGCGGTCGGCGCGAAGACCTGGAAGTGAAAATCTTCGGCGGTGGCCGCGTGCTGCAGACGATGACCGACATCGGCCAGCGCAACATCGCCTTCGTCCAGCGCTATATCGCGACCGAACAGCTGCGCCTGTGCGCGGCCGACGTCGGCGACATCTACCCGCGCCACGTGCAGTTTTTCCCGGTGAGCGGCAAGGTCCGCGTGCGCCAGTTGCGCTCCACCCACGACAACCACCTGGCCGATCGCGAGAAGCGTTACCTCAAGCGATTGGAAAACGATCCGATAAAGGGAGAGGTCGAGCTGTTCTGA
- a CDS encoding chemotaxis protein CheA — translation MSKVDLAQFHKAFHEESLDGLDAMEQALLALDEGAEDPELINVVFRAAHSIKGGAATFGFADVAAFTHVAENLMDEVRSGRRPMEKAVVELLLRSGDIIRDMLSLQMAGQPGATAESQALLAELSAMVSGAPVAPVAAVKAAAPAETIEGWDIAFRPFDYLLKTGNDPARMFRELGSMGPLSVTADLSALPPLAAMDPSSSYLAYTLRLDAGAKRTAVDAVFDWVDGDCDLTITPRIAAPAPVAPAVTAAAPAAPAAPRAVRDVGAGSEASSVRVGIEKIDTLINLVGELVITQSMLSQFHDGVQDAAQLEMLRQGLAQLGRHTRELQESVMSIRMLPISTVFNRFPRLVRDLAQKLEKKVVLDLRGEGTELDKTVLEKIGDPLVHLVRNAIDHGLEVPAKRTAAGKGDTGTLRMEAFHRGGSIVVEVADDGAGLNRDAIVAKAVQRGIIASGDGMSDDQVAELIFEAGFSTAAATTDLSGRGVGMDVVRRNVMDLGGSVAISSRAGRGTTFTITLPLTLAIIDGLTAAVGEETYIVPLVSIVESVQVKADAVRSVVGGGELFRFRDDWLPIVRLYDMFGCSGTRLAVGDGIVIVVEGEGTRIGLFVDELIGQQQAVVKSLEANYRRVAGISGATILANGSVALIADVAGLVRLQGRRRAA, via the coding sequence ATGTCCAAAGTCGATCTGGCGCAATTCCACAAGGCGTTCCACGAGGAGAGCCTCGATGGCCTCGACGCCATGGAGCAGGCGCTGCTTGCGCTCGACGAGGGTGCCGAAGACCCGGAGCTGATCAACGTCGTGTTCCGCGCCGCCCATTCGATCAAGGGCGGTGCGGCCACGTTCGGCTTTGCCGATGTCGCGGCGTTCACGCACGTCGCCGAAAACCTGATGGACGAGGTCCGTAGCGGCCGCCGTCCGATGGAAAAGGCCGTGGTGGAGCTCTTGCTGCGCTCGGGCGACATCATCCGCGACATGCTGTCCCTGCAGATGGCCGGCCAGCCCGGCGCCACGGCGGAGAGCCAGGCCCTGCTGGCCGAGCTTTCGGCGATGGTCTCCGGCGCCCCGGTGGCGCCCGTGGCGGCGGTCAAGGCCGCGGCCCCGGCCGAAACGATCGAAGGCTGGGACATCGCCTTCCGTCCGTTCGATTACCTGCTGAAAACCGGCAACGACCCGGCCCGCATGTTCCGCGAGCTCGGCTCGATGGGCCCGCTCAGCGTCACCGCCGACCTGTCGGCGCTGCCGCCGCTGGCCGCGATGGATCCGTCGTCGTCCTATCTCGCGTACACGCTGCGCCTCGATGCGGGAGCAAAGCGCACCGCGGTCGACGCTGTGTTCGACTGGGTCGACGGCGATTGCGACCTCACGATTACCCCGCGCATCGCGGCCCCGGCGCCCGTCGCCCCGGCCGTGACGGCCGCTGCGCCGGCGGCACCCGCTGCACCGCGCGCGGTGCGCGACGTCGGTGCCGGCAGCGAGGCCAGTTCGGTCCGCGTCGGCATCGAGAAGATCGACACCCTGATCAATCTCGTCGGCGAACTGGTCATCACCCAGTCGATGCTCAGCCAGTTCCACGACGGCGTGCAGGATGCCGCGCAGCTCGAAATGCTGCGCCAGGGCCTGGCCCAGCTCGGCCGGCACACGCGCGAGCTGCAGGAAAGCGTGATGAGCATCCGCATGCTGCCGATCAGCACGGTGTTCAACCGCTTCCCGCGCCTGGTCCGCGACCTGGCCCAGAAGCTGGAAAAGAAAGTGGTGCTGGACCTGCGTGGCGAAGGCACCGAACTGGACAAGACCGTGCTCGAGAAGATCGGCGATCCGCTGGTCCATCTCGTGCGCAACGCCATCGACCATGGCCTGGAAGTGCCCGCGAAGCGCACCGCCGCGGGCAAGGGCGACACCGGAACGCTGCGCATGGAAGCCTTCCATCGTGGCGGCTCCATCGTGGTCGAGGTCGCCGACGACGGCGCCGGCCTCAACCGCGACGCGATCGTGGCCAAGGCCGTGCAGCGCGGCATCATCGCTTCGGGCGATGGCATGAGCGACGACCAGGTCGCCGAACTGATTTTCGAAGCGGGCTTCTCCACCGCCGCCGCGACGACGGACCTTTCCGGTCGTGGCGTGGGCATGGACGTGGTCCGCCGCAACGTGATGGACCTCGGTGGCAGCGTGGCGATCAGCAGCCGTGCCGGCCGCGGGACCACGTTCACCATCACGCTGCCGCTCACCCTCGCGATCATCGACGGCCTCACCGCCGCCGTGGGCGAAGAGACCTACATCGTGCCGCTGGTATCCATCGTGGAATCGGTGCAGGTGAAGGCCGACGCGGTGCGCAGCGTGGTCGGTGGCGGCGAGCTGTTCCGCTTCCGTGACGACTGGCTGCCGATCGTCCGCCTCTACGACATGTTCGGCTGCAGCGGCACCCGCCTGGCCGTCGGCGACGGCATCGTCATCGTGGTGGAAGGCGAGGGCACCCGCATCGGGCTGTTCGTCGACGAGCTGATCGGCCAGCAGCAGGCCGTGGTGAAGTCGCTGGAAGCCAACTACCGCCGCGTGGCGGGCATCTCCGGGGCGACCATCCTGGCCAATGGGTCGGTGGCGTTGATTGCGGACGTGGCCGGGTTGGTGCGGCTGCAGGGGCGGCGTCGGGCGGCTTGA
- a CDS encoding chemotaxis protein CheW produces MNQPASTAVVAEEAAQYLTVNLGHEEYGVDILAVREIRGWTPVTRIPQAPSYVLGVLNLRGAIVPVLDLRLRFGLSREEYTATTVCVIVMVAGRQFGVVVDAVSDVVDVEAGSIRPVPDMGTTVDTEYLKGLTSAGERMVLLLDVDRLLQPHDAQMLEAALASPDAKAVA; encoded by the coding sequence ATGAACCAGCCAGCCAGCACCGCCGTCGTGGCCGAAGAAGCCGCGCAGTACCTCACCGTGAACCTCGGTCATGAGGAATACGGCGTCGATATCCTCGCCGTTCGCGAAATCCGCGGCTGGACCCCCGTCACCCGCATCCCCCAGGCACCGTCCTACGTGCTCGGCGTGCTGAACCTGCGTGGCGCCATCGTCCCCGTGCTCGACCTGCGCCTGCGCTTCGGCCTGAGCCGCGAGGAATACACCGCCACCACCGTCTGCGTGATCGTCATGGTCGCCGGCCGCCAGTTCGGCGTGGTGGTCGATGCCGTCTCCGACGTGGTCGACGTCGAGGCGGGCAGCATCCGCCCGGTGCCCGACATGGGCACCACCGTCGACACCGAATACCTCAAGGGCCTGACCTCGGCCGGCGAGCGCATGGTCCTCCTGCTGGATGTCGACCGGCTGCTGCAGCCGCACGATGCCCAGATGCTTGAAGCCGCGCTGGCTTCGCCTGACGCCAAAGCGGTCGCCTGA
- a CDS encoding catalase family protein has protein sequence MPLSLNPAPIRFDESLEHVTAEESETVEQLIETLTGINQTTLEHSGHAMRSVHAKSHALLTGELHIPGDLPRELAQGIFATPGTHAVVVRLSTVPGDILDDSVSTPRGMALKIIGVDGDRLPGSEGATTQDFVMVNGPAFGAADAKKFLSSLKLTAATTDRAEGAKKALSAVLRGTERVIEAFGGKSTTLLALGGQPETNPLGDTYFSQVPLRYGEYVVKVSVAPRSPNLTALTDASLNVNGKPNGLRDAMVEFFATQGGEWDLRVQFCTDLESMPIEDASVAWPEEKSPYLEVARLVIPPQVAWDEARRVAIDDGLAFSPWHGITAHRPLGSVMRARRLAYKVMAKFRAHHNKVDLKEPTSLDDLPL, from the coding sequence ATGCCCCTTTCGCTGAACCCCGCGCCGATCCGCTTCGACGAATCGCTGGAACACGTCACCGCCGAGGAAAGCGAAACCGTCGAGCAACTGATCGAGACGCTGACCGGGATCAACCAGACCACGCTGGAACATTCGGGGCATGCGATGCGCTCGGTGCATGCGAAGAGCCATGCGCTGCTGACTGGTGAGCTGCACATCCCCGGCGACCTCCCGCGCGAACTGGCGCAGGGCATCTTCGCCACGCCCGGCACGCATGCCGTGGTGGTGCGCCTGTCGACCGTGCCGGGCGATATCCTCGACGACAGCGTCTCCACACCGCGTGGCATGGCGCTGAAAATCATCGGCGTGGACGGCGATCGGCTGCCCGGCAGCGAAGGCGCGACAACCCAGGATTTCGTGATGGTCAACGGTCCCGCCTTTGGCGCGGCCGATGCGAAGAAATTCCTGTCCTCGCTGAAGCTCACGGCGGCCACGACCGATCGTGCCGAGGGCGCGAAGAAAGCCCTGTCAGCCGTGCTGCGCGGCACCGAACGCGTGATCGAAGCCTTCGGCGGCAAGAGCACGACGCTGCTCGCGCTGGGTGGCCAGCCGGAAACGAATCCGCTGGGCGATACCTATTTCAGCCAGGTACCGCTGCGCTACGGCGAGTACGTGGTGAAGGTCAGCGTGGCACCGCGTTCGCCCAACCTCACCGCGCTCACCGACGCCAGCCTCAACGTCAATGGCAAGCCGAACGGCCTGCGCGATGCGATGGTCGAGTTCTTCGCCACGCAGGGCGGCGAATGGGATCTTCGCGTGCAGTTCTGCACCGACCTGGAATCCATGCCGATCGAGGACGCGTCGGTGGCGTGGCCGGAAGAAAAGAGCCCCTACCTCGAGGTGGCCCGCCTGGTGATACCGCCGCAGGTCGCGTGGGACGAAGCACGCCGCGTGGCGATCGACGACGGGCTCGCCTTCAGCCCATGGCACGGCATCACCGCGCATCGCCCGCTGGGTTCGGTCATGCGCGCACGCCGACTCGCCTACAAGGTGATGGCGAAATTCCGCGCCCACCACAACAAGGTCGACCTGAAAGAACCCACCAGCCTCGACGACCTACCCCTGTAG